One Pelmatolapia mariae isolate MD_Pm_ZW linkage group LG1, Pm_UMD_F_2, whole genome shotgun sequence genomic window, aCTGCtgagtgagacaaaacaaaatGCTGTGACACTGACATAAATGCTATTGCCCACCTGTTCACTGACACAGAGTACCACGTTCAGCCTGGATCTCTCGATTTAGAGTTAATTCTGTTTCTGAGACAGAACGTCACGGTTACGTTTTACCGGGCATAAAGAAGCTcacataaacatatatatatacacacacagactgtataAAAAAGATGCACAGGAATTGTGACATCAGCCATTTGGTTTCTTTTTGAAACTCTATTTTGGCCATCACCACCTTGGTGCTTTGAAACTGGACAAACAAGCTAAAAATATGAAGTAATCCCAAATTTCAACAGCACAAAATGCTGGCAGTTTGATAAATATTCCTCTACAGTAGAATCTCCTAAGAAAACAGTCCGCTTTGATGATGTCAAGCCCAGAGCATCGCTCCACTTTTGCCCAGGTCTGCAAATATCCACACAAGCAAGAAGAAAACTTGGAGATCAGCAGTTTTAAAGCTCCTCTATATCAGCCTGTCGCAGCAGCTTCACAACCACTagtaaatccaaaaaaaaagaaaaaaggtagaATAACTGCAGGATATCACAACAGCAGTGTGTAGCTGCTAACAAGTAGAAAGAAGAAGCTGCACAGCTCACTCTTGTAGGGAAatctgatgtcagtgtgtttgaCACACAGCAGGAATATTTCTAGGATTTTTCTGAGTCTCCTGAGACTCtgaatacggtgcatttctgttttgtttagttttttaatgATAGTTTTTACTCTCAAATAGCTTAGTGATGtaataaaatctttaaaaagaaTGGGATCCTCCTCCCAAAGCAGAGGAACTTCTATTGTCACGGACTGTGAGTGCTGAAAGTTAACAGCAGTTTCTAATTTGATTGTTGTTTGCAATGTTGAGCGATTCAAGACGCAGCTCAAAAACTACTGAAGGAAAGGGAGAGCCATATAGATGGGGAGGGGGGAATTGCCCCTCACCCCCTCTGGTAAGCCACGTCCATCTTTGCCATACAGTATGTGTACACGTGTATACATTAACAGCCACATTAAATTATTACGAGCAACAGAGTCAGAATAAAACTCACATTTCTACCTTTTAGTTCAGAGTCACAGATATCAGGAACTTTAAACAGCTACAGTATTGTTAACAAATCTGTGATATTTCATAACACAGTAAGATATATAATAAACAGCATTTGCACAGCAGATTATGGCTGGAAATATCCGTCTGCCAAATACCTGGAAACACTGTAGTAGTGTACTGAGGAGACCTGACTGTTGATGATTAAACTAGAATTACTGCCACGATGACCTCTGAGGATCAAAATCTAAACATGTTCAAGACAATGGAAGAAATGGAGAGACACAAGAACGATTCCTGATGTTAATCTTCAAAAATTTTCCCTcttattttgcttctttttggGTCTCTCAGTTACGGTTTCATCAGCTCCTAAATGCTCCATGTTTCTCTGAGTTTGGTTAATGATTAGTTTTTAAAATTGCGTTTATACTTAACTGTAAAGCTCCATACCAGCTCCTATCTGCTGGTGTGGAGTTTTATAGTCTGTTATAAAGAAACAGAGGTTAACAGCTGTGGACACGGTCGACAAACATTTCTGTCCCCACACTGACTGACCTTCCTCCACAGTACAGGTTCTCTGCattcttttcttcctcctttatttcctcctcttcctttttgttttggtcctctttacatttattatcccgctcttcctcctctcctctctcctcttctttctctcctctgtcttcttgttcttcttcctcttcttcatcgAGATCAGAGCAGTTGAGAAAGTCGAAGCTTTCAAGGGCAGTTTCGACTTCCTGGTTAAAACTCGCAGATGTGGGGAAAGGAggctgaggagaaacacacggAGGAGTTAAATACGTCGCTGTTTATACACGAATGTGTTAAACTTATTCCTGAACTCACCGCTGGAGCGTCCTCGCCATGTTTCATCTCCTGGACGGACTGATGTGGTTGACTTTGGTCTACCTtgtgttcctctgctgctgcttcagtgtctgtctgtgcttcaGTCTGTTCAGCCCGGGCTAACGAGTCCACGGACGCGTCATCGTTCACCTCCGCAGCCACAAATGCCGCAGGAGCCAGAGAGATGTCGGGGCAGGAGCAGCTCAGGTCTGCCGAGGTTTCAGAGAGCTCCTCTGATTGGACAGACACCCTGTCAGTTGCGGTACAATCCGGGCCACTCTCACCGGCGAAGCCGTGGGAGAGGGAAGCCTGCAGATGGCCATTTGTCTGAGGAAAAACCTCCCCGGTTTCGGTCTCATCCTCCTCTTGGTTGGATGAGAGCGAGGGCGTTGATGCACTGGACTTGTGTGGCGTGAATGACAGCTGAGTGGTGAGAGTGGTTTGCAGCAAGTTTGACGCCGTCAGTCTCTGAGCATGATGAGCCAGTGCTGGACTGGATGAGTCATCGGAGGATTCAGAGGAGTTGGACCAGACCGTCCCATTCTCCATTTCCCCCTGACGCTTCAGCAGAGACTAGAGATGAAAGGAAGCGAAATCAGAACAAGAAACTAAATCACTTGTACTGTGACACGCAGCACAATACTTACTAAACACCTATCATTAAATTATATCCTTAAAGCTTTAAATGGGGGAAGATTAAAGATAAAAGCATTCAATTAAAGTAATCTGACGGTTTCCGGGGttttcacaaaaacaaagcCACAGCTTCTCAAGTTGGACATGATCCCCTGAAAAGTTCAGTTTTATCTGGATAGggccaaaccacaacaacagtgacctcaaggtgctttagaCTGGAAGAGAAAGACTCTacgataatacagagaaaataccAACAATTGgactgtgagcaagcacttggcgacagtgtgaaggaaaaacttccttttaacaggaagaaacttcaggcagaaccaggctcagggaggatcAGCCATGTAACATGAATGTTGGGTCTGAGgggagaaagacaggacaaaagtaAAGCTGATGTCACAGTGATCTATGAAAAAAAGCTCCTGCTGCCTCAGTAAAAGCTTTACTGATGAGTTTATCATATGAACTCACTTGTTTCTAGTCCTATTAGACGTAAGATGATTCTTCTTTTGTAAATCTAGTTCTATTTAGAGTAAAACAGGTGATAAAGCAGAGATGCTTCTGTACGAGCATGCAGTGTCCTAGGTTTCTCACTCAGCTTTTTTGCTAATATTCCAGTGTAACATGTACTCATCAGTcccttcattaggtacacctgttcaactttGCCTTAATGCAAATCTCTAATCATCCAATCAcatgttcaaactgagcatcagaatggggaagagcATGGATTTAAATGATTTCAAATATGGTGTGGttttggtgccagatgggcttgGCACCAATTTTCCCCACACAAGCATCTCTGGGATTTATAAAGAactgtctgaaaaagagaaactatccagtgagcagcagttctctggctgaaaatgctttgttgatgccagaCATCAGAGAAGAATGGCAGCACATTAAACCTTggagcagatgggctacagcagaagaccacacttgGTGCTGCTCCTCTTAGCTATCAAAAGGAAACTGAGGAAACCCCAACATcagacaacagaagattggaatAATGTTTCCTGGCCTGATCAGTCTCAATTCCTGCTGCCACATTCAGATGGCAGGGTCAGAATTTGAAgtaaacatgaaagcatggaccCATCCTGTGTGTCAACGCTTCAGAGTGCTTCTGGTGGTGGAggctatgttttttttccacacacttTGAGCCCCTTCACAACAACCAACCATACTTAAACATCACAGACTACCTCAATATTGTTGCTGATCATGTCATCCCTTCATGACCACCATCCTCTCTCTGCTGAAAGCTTCCAGCACTGTACTCCAATGGCCTCCACAATCGGATTTCAATCCAagagagcacctttgggatgctATCATGTTATTATGAACCAAACCTCTGAGGAacatttccagcaccttgttgaatctgtgccatggaGAATTAAGGAGGCAATGAAGGTAAAAGAGGGTCCAACCCAGCAATAGCAAGAtctacctaataaagtggcaaaTGAGTATATATACACAGACGTCTGTGTGTAGGCGACGTTGATGGACAATTTGGGGACCTTGGTAACTTGTGAAATGTCATTACTTTAAACACTGAACTACTTTCTTGATTTTATAAGAAAAACTCAAATCCCTGCAACAAAAACTTGGATCAGCTGGgattaaaaattaaacacaatcagtttttggtttttttgaggggggtgggggtggggggggttaGGATCTGATTGGATATTAACAAACTAGTTAATAATTGTTCCGTCACTATAAACTAAATTACAGCTACGACTACATCCCAACACACCGACTCTGCTGTGGTGAACTGAGGCGCTGCATGGCTGAATTCACAACGGAAGGTCGCCGCCCTGTCCGCCGCCACCCCGTGGAAGGCCTTGACCAGCAAGCGGCTCTGCCAGTGCCTACACCGAGCCACGCTCTTCATCGAGGCGAGGAAGACGAGGAACATATTGGAGCTCTACTCAACCACTACTAAACAGCTACAAGGACCACAGCTCCGCTCCAACATACTGCTGCTGTCACACAACTCGCTACGGCTATCGTTCACTCTGCTCGCCTCAGGCACATCACGACCACACCCACACAACCCTCTGCGAACATCCTCACACACATCAGCACTAACGCTACAGAGGAAGCAGTCGGGTAGCAGCTGAAACAGAACAGGCCAGTGAAACCACAGTAATGACACCCATCAGTTTAGCATAAATGCAAGAAGCTGATTTATAGAAATTGGGACCGAGTGATGTTAGGAGAACAGGTGTGAAAGAGAAGTTGTTAGTGGAAAAAGCTGGAGGTGACTGTTTCTCATGTTGTCACTCACATAAAACACCTGCTCTCGCATAGAGGGTGTGTCTGGAGGGCTCTGATTGGACAGCAGGCGTTTAGAAACTGTGCTGGAGGAAGATGTCTGGTCATCCTTATCAAATGGactgaagaaagaagaaatgagaCAAAAGACATGtgaataatcataaaaaaaaagctgcacatGTAAACTTAggggtgtgtttgtgtagcaGGTCTGAATACCTCCAGGTGACCTCCAAGTTCAGTTTTACTGTCCCGAGGTCATTGATATCCACGGCGAGTGTTTGAGGCAGCGGGCAGAACAGATCGAGCATTTCGCAGGACACGCTGCCCACCACCACGTGATTGGCCAGGCTCTTCAGCTCCGTCACCTTAGAAACAGGAGAATACAAACCCCATTGTGAGGGCAGAGACCATGTGGTCATCTAAAGCTTTGAGAGGTGGATACAAACGCTCATATATGAACGTGTGTAAGAGCAAGGGTAAAGGTACAAAGCTATATATCTCCccatattaattaattataatgcttttaaattgacatgtattattattattattattattattacttttattatgaCTACAGAATTACCAGTCTGGAAGTTGTTACTCTGTACATGGAAATAACAAACAATgagacaaaacaaagacaaagtctaaaaaaatgaatgaacgtCTCTAACCGCAGGGAATATATTAGGGAGTTGTTTTGGAACTGACCACCAACAAGTATTTTTTCTAGTGCAGTCAAAACATGATAAAGATCACGGTTCAGCTCCACTGCTACAGGAAGTATCTAACTACCTCATGAAATAACGCAGCACATCCGTCCTTATCCTcatcttcatagttttatttcaaACACTGTCTGCTACACATCACACTCTCTGCTTACTGAGCTGCTTTATTCTGCCATCGTTTGTCCGATATATCcaccatccctcctctgcacatgtccgaACCGTCTCAGCCTCGCCCCTCTAACTTTTGTCTCTAAGCTCTCTCTGATGTACTGATGTCCGATCCTGTACCTCCCGCTCCTGCCTgaactctcttcttcacctctcttgtacACTTCCTGTTGTTTGGATGGATGACTCCAGCTATTTACAccactacattcacacacatatgtattttgttttttgcttctaCTGACTTTTATTCCTCTTCATCTCCTTTAGTTTTATACCTCCACCTTTCCAGACGCTCTTCCTGCTCCTTACTCTCACTACTAATCCCATTGCTGTCTGCAAACATGTGTGACCTCACCTGTCAACCTGTCCACCACCACTGCAAACAAGGAGGTACTCAAAGCTGATCTCTCATGTAATCCCGCCTCCACCTTATACCCATCTGTCCCTCCTACCAAACACCTCACCACTGTGTCTCTGTCCTCATACGTGATCTTAACCACCCTCACATCCTTCTCATGTAGTACCAGAGTTCCTCTCTTATGCCTTCTCTAGACATGTCTCCATCAATCACATCTGTATGAAGCCATACTGCTACTCACTGATCATCGCCTAGTTTCTTAACAGATTCAACAATCTCTCATGTCTCACTGGCACAGCCTGctgtttaaagtcattaaagatggtACAAAATTGTATATTAAGACATACATGTTTTACATGTTTGCTTTACATGTTTTTCCTTGTGGTCCTTCTGTCTCACCATATTGTAATCTATGTACTTGTCTGACCCAAAAATGGGTTTATTTTCTTGCTTCGACTGACTTTCATGAATATTACTGagttattttacttatttattactttactttattattaCTTTACTTATCATTTCGCCTTTCTACTTGTTGAGCTGCCTTTTTTTGATTtgctgatctttttttttgagGCAGCTGGATGTAATAAACGTGGGGAGAGAATGGAGTGGAGTAAATGGTCAGGGCTGGAAACAAACTCAGGTGGGAGGACACACCCTCTGTACACAGAGCATGTGGTCAGTCGCTGTTATTGGAACTTTCTGACCTTTGGGGACCAATAAAGTCTGTCATttgcttaaaaacaaaaaattataaCACTTCCTACTAGCGAACTGTTTgtagtgttttgcatattaaaaTGGCTGTAGGAGTTAGTAAAAGATGAACTAACACACTGCAGGTTTTCCATAAGATTTACATAAACGTGGTATCATTACCTTGATTGACAGCAGTTCTGTGATGAGAGGCAGGAAAATATACTCTTCGCTATCCCACATCTGCTTGTTGCTGACTTCTACGCGGCCTCGTAGTCTCCAGCGCTGGCGACCGTAACGCATCATCACCTGCCGGGGGCCAAAAATAGTGGGTGTGATAATGGTGACGCAGATACGCAAATAAAAATGTgcgcctgtgtgtttgtgctacCTCATACTGGTCACCAGCGCACAGACGTGCAAATCCAGCCAGCCCTGAAACATCAGAAACTGAGAAGTGAGAATTGAGCTCATTTACAATGAAGCAAATGGGAAGTCACATGGGCTAAGAAAGTGACTCACCCTTCATCTTCACATGAAATTCTCCCATATGACTTTCTAATTCGCTCTCAAGTGAGCACAtgtgctacagagaaaaaaagcagacacagctttaaatattttacaactTCCTATTAAATTAAGAGCCGAAAAAATTAGCGACTTATTAGTCAATTTGGCAGatatttcatgtttcatgttagatgtcttttttttctttggttttggaTTAATCGGTAATTCACTAGTTATTCACTTCAgcccaaaacacacaaacaatcaTGTTATGATAGAAACATCTAACAGAACCACACCCATTACTTGCCTCTGTACATTCCCTGTAGCCCTTGTTGGCTTCACTCAGACTCTCTCGGGCCTCCTTGCTGCCACTGGCAGAGTTAAAGGCTGCCACCATCTTGCTAGCTCCATCACGCAGTCGCCGCTGTATACAATAAGCATCGTACAGTTCTTCAACCTGGAAATGCAAACATTACAAAAGTTTAGTGCCTTTGCAGTTTAATCAAACAAAATAGCattaatttatatttcataAATGTTGCAGGTTATATAATGAATGACAAAGCAACATTAGCTTCCTTTGGGAGTTGTCTGCTGAATTTAAATCCGATATTCGGCATCCCCTTTgctctgttttggtctccaccacCTCCTGAGAAAATAGCTTCCTCTTTAACTTCTACATGTTCCACCAGCAAATCTCAATCTCTGCTTTTTCGTGTGACCATCAGGCAGTGCAAACCAGGGATGTCAAAAGATCCAAAACACCTCTCACTACCAAAACTCTGAAAATGTGAtggtactttttcttttttagtacAGAATGTTGCAAGGCGGCCATTTTTCGAGAACTAATGGAGGCAAACTACGTCTACAAGTTTTCAAGTCTATCTTTAGGGTCGATATTTTCAACTAATATTAGCCATCTACCAATCTGTCAGTAGCAGCACTGATAACGTCCg contains:
- the LOC134629190 gene encoding rho family-interacting cell polarization regulator 1-like isoform X4, whose amino-acid sequence is MFTGSTKLPPTKTPQPERLDEVYAALRRGLQSYLQVHQLELDSLGQQIRENKRNGRLGSLYELDKHVKAIERFMRRLEFHLSKVEELYDAYCIQRRLRDGASKMVAAFNSASGSKEARESLSEANKGYRECTEHMCSLESELESHMGEFHVKMKGLAGFARLCAGDQYEVMMRYGRQRWRLRGRVEVSNKQMWDSEEYIFLPLITELLSIKVTELKSLANHVVVGSVSCEMLDLFCPLPQTLAVDINDLGTVKLNLEVTWSPFDKDDQTSSSSTVSKRLLSNQSPPDTPSMREQVFYSLLKRQGEMENGTVWSNSSESSDDSSSPALAHHAQRLTASNLLQTTLTTQLSFTPHKSSASTPSLSSNQEEDETETGEVFPQTNGHLQASLSHGFAGESGPDCTATDRVSVQSEELSETSADLSCSCPDISLAPAAFVAAEVNDDASVDSLARAEQTEAQTDTEAAAEEHKVDQSQPHQSVQEMKHGEDAPAPPFPTSASFNQEVETALESFDFLNCSDLDEEEEEEQEDRGEKEEERGEEEERDNKCKEDQNKKEEEEIKEEEKNAENLYCGGSSDEEEEADGLEILMEAPEGFRNSDEDRFSESQESSVGDVQDLGHIEISEGKEEEHSEEKGGEEHGKDQEEGCSTPSQVDLPDFE
- the LOC134629190 gene encoding rho family-interacting cell polarization regulator 1-like isoform X1 yields the protein MFTGSTKLPPTKTPQPERLDEVYAALRRGLQSYLQVHQLELDSLGQQIRENKRNGRLGSLYELDKHVKAIERFMRRLEFHLSKVEELYDAYCIQRRLRDGASKMVAAFNSASGSKEARESLSEANKGYRECTEHMCSLESELESHMGEFHVKMKGLAGFARLCAGDQYEVMMRYGRQRWRLRGRVEVSNKQMWDSEEYIFLPLITELLSIKVTELKSLANHVVVGSVSCEMLDLFCPLPQTLAVDINDLGTVKLNLEVTWSPFDKDDQTSSSSTVSKRLLSNQSPPDTPSMREQVFYSVARCRHWQSRLLVKAFHGVAADRAATFRCEFSHAAPQFTTAESSLLKRQGEMENGTVWSNSSESSDDSSSPALAHHAQRLTASNLLQTTLTTQLSFTPHKSSASTPSLSSNQEEDETETGEVFPQTNGHLQASLSHGFAGESGPDCTATDRVSVQSEELSETSADLSCSCPDISLAPAAFVAAEVNDDASVDSLARAEQTEAQTDTEAAAEEHKVDQSQPHQSVQEMKHGEDAPAPPFPTSASFNQEVETALESFDFLNCSDLDEEEEEEQEDRGEKEEERGEEEERDNKCKEDQNKKEEEEIKEEEKNAENLYCGGSSDEEEEADGLEILMEAPEGFRNSDEDRFSESQESSVGDVQDLGHIEISEGKEEEHSEEKGGEEHGKDQEEGCSTPSQVDLPDFE
- the LOC134629190 gene encoding rho family-interacting cell polarization regulator 1-like isoform X3, producing the protein MFTGSTKLPPTKTPQPERLDEVYAALRRGLQSYLQVHQLELDSLGQQIRENKRNGRLGSLYELDKHVKAIERFMRRLEFHLSKVEELYDAYCIQRRLRDGASKMVAAFNSASGSKEARESLSEANKGYRECTEHMCSLESELESHMGEFHVKMKGLAGFARLCAGDQYEVMMRYGRQRWRLRGRVEVSNKQMWDSEEYIFLPLITELLSIKVTELKSLANHVVVGSVSCEMLDLFCPLPQTLAVDINDLGTVKLNLEVTWSPFDKDDQTSSSSTVSKRLLSNQSPPDTPSMREQVFYSVARCRHWQSRLLVKAFHGVAADRAATFRCEFSHAAPQFTTAESSLLKRQGEMENGTVWSNSSESSDDSSSPALAHHAQRLTASNLLQTTLTTQLSFTPHKSSASTPSLSSNQEEDETETGEVFPQTNGHLQASLSHGFAGESGPDCTATDRVSVQSEELSETSADLSCSCPDISLAPAAFVAAEVNDDASVDSLARAEQTEAQTDTEAAAEEHKVDQSQPHQSVQEMKHGEDAPAPPFPTSASFNQEVETALESFDFLNCSDLDEEEEEEQEDRGEKEEERGEEEERDNKCKEDQNKKEEEEIKEEEKNAENLYCGGSSDEEEEADGLEILMEAPEGFRNSDEDRFSESQESSVGDVQDLGHIEISEGKEEEHSEEKGGKDQEEGCSTPSQVDLPDFE
- the LOC134629190 gene encoding rho family-interacting cell polarization regulator 1-like isoform X2 is translated as MFTGSTKLPPTKTPQPERLDEVYAALRRGLQSYLQVHQLELDSLGQQIRENKRNGRLGSLYELDKHVKAIERFMRRLEFHLSKVEELYDAYCIQRRLRDGASKMVAAFNSASGSKEARESLSEANKGYRECTEHMCSLESELESHMGEFHVKMKGLAGFARLCAGDQYEVMMRYGRQRWRLRGRVEVSNKQMWDSEEYIFLPLITELLSIKVTELKSLANHVVVGSVSCEMLDLFCPLPQTLAVDINDLGTVKLNLEVTWSPFDKDDQTSSSSTVSKRLLSNQSPPDTPSMREQVFYSVARCRHWQSRLLVKAFHGVAADRAATFRCEFSHAAPQFTTAESSLLKRQGEMENGTVWSNSSESSDDSSSPALAHHAQRLTASNLLQTTLTTQLSFTPHKSSASTPSLSSNQEEDETETGEVFPQTNGHLQASLSHGFAGESGPDCTATDRVSVQSEELSETSADLSCSCPDISLAPAAFVAAEVNDDASVDSLARAEQTEAQTDTEAAAEEHKVDQSQPHQSVQEMKHGEDAPAPPFPTSASFNQEVETALESFDFLNCSDLDEEEEEEQEDRGEKEEERGEEEERDNKCKEDQNKKEEEEIKEEEKNAENLYCGGSDEEEEADGLEILMEAPEGFRNSDEDRFSESQESSVGDVQDLGHIEISEGKEEEHSEEKGGEEHGKDQEEGCSTPSQVDLPDFE